Within Bdellovibrio bacteriovorus HD100, the genomic segment CGTTGGCCGATGACGTTTTCATCTTCTTTTTTGGTTTTGCTGGAGCAGGCGCCCAGCGCAAGTACCAGAGTCAAGGATGCGGCAATTTTTAATGCTGAAGACACATTCATGGAAATACCTCCGTGTTAGAGAAACAGGTCTTTTAAGGCTAAGCGTGAGGTGAATGGGGGGCAAATTAACTTCCTGTTAACTTCGCAGGCGGGATGTGCGAAGATGGGGCATGCGTGAATCCGTGTTAAGCCACAAAGACAATTATATGCTTTCACTTCTTTCCGAAGAAAGTGATCTGAAAAAACGTTCCCGCCAGTTTGCTGATGAACTGAATTTGGGAAGAATCAGCATCAATGCAGCTGAAGCGAAGTTGATTCAGACTTTGGTGCGCACGCATGGCTGTCGCAAATTTGTCGAGATCGGAACACTGACGGGATTGTCGGCGCAGTACATCTTTGAAGCCCTGCCAGAGGGCGGGGAGCTGTGGACGCTGGAAAAAGACCCGAAGCATGGCGAATACTCAGCGCAGATTTTTGCACAATTGGATCAGTCCCAAAAGAAGATCCATCTGGTGATGGGTGATGCCCGCGAAGAGCTTGAAAAGATCGCGGCTCAAGGGCCTTTCGACGGCGTGTTCATCGACGGCAACAAAGCCGCCTATTTTGACTATCTGACCTGGGCTGAAAAGAACGTGCGTAAAGGCGGCCTGATTCTGGCCGACAATATCTTCCTGTCGGGTTCCGTGTGGGGTGAACCCGCCCAGAAGTTCTCGGACAAACAAATCCGCATCATGCAGGATTTCAACAAACGCCTGGCCGATCCAAGTCTATTTGAATCCGCCATCATCCCCACCTTCGAAGGCCTCTACATAGCCCTCAAAAAATAAAAGGTGCCTGGTGACTTTTTACACCTACGCCGCGTTATCTCATTCTGAGACAGCGGCTTGGCCCTGCCTTTGCTTTACTCCTTAGTTATCAGGTCCGCCTCGAATCACGAGGCTCCGGCCCGCGGAAGTGCCGTTTTTCAGTACTCACGCGTAAAGAAAAGGAGCAGTTATGAAAAAGCTTAGCGTTATTCTGGCGATCAGTTTGGGTTTGGCCGCTTGTGCGGAAAAAGATTCTGATTACGCAAGAAAGCACCGCAATAAGACCGCTGAGAAAGCTCAGGCGGAACAGACTGTCCCTGCCGCAAGATCCGCTCCGATCTGTGAAACTCCTGAAATCAACATTTGTGAAAAATCGGTCCTGCCAATCGTAGCGGACATCAAGAAAAACGGACTGCAGGCGGCACTCAAGGTGCTGAAGGCAGAGCTTTCTTTGCCTGAAGATTTTGACGGTTCAGAAGAAGCCTTCAAAAAAACCATCACCGACGATACGAAAAGAATCCAGGCTCAGCGTCGTTTGCTGGTTCTGGCCGACAAAGAGTACCGCACAATATACAACTATGATGAGGATGTGAAAGAGGCGACTGAAGTCGTCCACAAGCTGATGATGGATTTTGTAAAAAACGAAAAGCTTGATGAAGACGGCCGCATGGGTCTGGTGGGAGCCTTAAATACAACCGTGGTTCAGTCGGTGTCGCAAACTTTTGAGTTGTCCTATCAGGGGAAAGACATTGTGACCACCGATATGGCCGTGGCGTGCGGAAGCGACGGTCAGGGCGTCATGGCGCGCTCGCTGCGACCGGGCGGTGGCCCGCAAGGTGTGATCTTCATCTGTCCGGGTCAGCTGCTGCTGAATGCTGGAAAAACCAAAGTGGAAAGAATTGCAGGAC encodes:
- a CDS encoding O-methyltransferase: MRESVLSHKDNYMLSLLSEESDLKKRSRQFADELNLGRISINAAEAKLIQTLVRTHGCRKFVEIGTLTGLSAQYIFEALPEGGELWTLEKDPKHGEYSAQIFAQLDQSQKKIHLVMGDAREELEKIAAQGPFDGVFIDGNKAAYFDYLTWAEKNVRKGGLILADNIFLSGSVWGEPAQKFSDKQIRIMQDFNKRLADPSLFESAIIPTFEGLYIALKK